Proteins co-encoded in one Microbacterium hydrocarbonoxydans genomic window:
- a CDS encoding PucR family transcriptional regulator, with product MSERSDFGRVRTERPDDGAFLTVADVLSAPAVQQGEPSVLVGGAALEVAVRWVHVSDSPDVARLLDGGELLLTTGAGWPRDVEQLRDLATGLHRAGIAGIVFELGTAREAVPRSVVDTCATAGLALIALTREVKFVAVTEAVHHALIAAQTQALHERQHLHELFTSLSLQGAPADVVVSETARALRAPVILENLAGEAIAAEGLDMPVADVLRSRGDAEQVPVQARGVRWGTLLALPGPVHPAGRLTVLEQGATALAFGCIADGGDTEWSLLAQRTVIDDLLGARFAKADDIDARLRAGGFALTDRQCHGMVARGSASISELAYRARQAGFQVVAARVEGDDVALLSLPASAVLSDEVLLRIAGPDRDVFVGPAADDVVGLLGSLRAARDLADSDGPEAGARVRRVDDRPLERLVATLRDDHRLHEHSERMLAPLIRHDRERRGDLLTVLAALVAHPGNRSAAAAASHLSRSVFYQRLTLIGDLLGADLDDGETIAALHLALLARRRTTASG from the coding sequence GTGTCAGAACGTAGCGACTTCGGCCGGGTCCGGACAGAGCGTCCGGACGATGGTGCGTTCCTGACCGTCGCTGACGTGCTCTCGGCGCCCGCCGTGCAGCAGGGCGAACCGTCGGTGCTCGTGGGCGGTGCTGCTCTCGAGGTCGCCGTGCGGTGGGTGCACGTCTCCGACAGCCCTGATGTCGCGCGTCTGCTCGATGGCGGTGAGCTGCTGCTGACGACCGGTGCGGGCTGGCCCCGCGACGTCGAACAGCTGCGCGACCTCGCGACCGGCCTGCACCGCGCGGGCATCGCCGGCATCGTGTTCGAGCTCGGCACAGCGCGCGAGGCGGTGCCCCGATCGGTGGTCGACACATGTGCGACGGCCGGGTTGGCGCTCATCGCCTTGACCCGAGAGGTCAAGTTCGTCGCCGTGACCGAGGCGGTGCATCACGCCCTCATCGCCGCGCAGACGCAGGCGCTGCACGAGCGCCAGCATCTGCACGAGCTCTTCACGTCGCTGAGCCTGCAGGGTGCGCCGGCCGATGTCGTGGTGTCGGAGACCGCGCGAGCGCTGCGCGCCCCCGTGATCCTCGAGAATCTCGCAGGGGAGGCGATCGCGGCCGAGGGGCTCGACATGCCTGTCGCCGACGTCCTGAGATCGCGCGGCGACGCAGAGCAGGTGCCGGTGCAGGCGCGGGGTGTGCGCTGGGGCACGCTGCTCGCTCTCCCCGGACCGGTTCACCCCGCCGGACGGCTCACGGTGCTCGAACAGGGCGCGACTGCCCTCGCGTTCGGCTGCATCGCCGACGGCGGCGACACGGAATGGTCGCTGCTCGCACAGCGCACGGTGATCGACGATCTGCTGGGTGCCCGTTTCGCGAAGGCCGACGACATCGACGCGCGGCTGCGTGCCGGCGGTTTCGCATTGACCGACCGGCAGTGTCACGGGATGGTCGCCCGCGGATCTGCGTCGATCAGTGAGCTCGCGTATCGCGCACGGCAGGCGGGGTTCCAGGTCGTGGCCGCGAGAGTCGAAGGCGACGACGTCGCCCTGCTCTCGCTGCCGGCATCCGCCGTGCTGTCCGACGAGGTGCTGTTGCGCATCGCCGGCCCCGATCGCGACGTGTTCGTCGGACCCGCCGCCGATGACGTCGTCGGGCTTCTCGGCTCCCTGCGCGCCGCACGCGACCTGGCCGACAGCGACGGCCCCGAAGCCGGCGCGCGGGTGCGCCGTGTCGATGACCGTCCGCTCGAACGCCTCGTCGCCACGCTGCGCGACGATCACCGGCTGCACGAGCACAGCGAGCGGATGCTGGCGCCGCTGATCCGTCACGATCGGGAGCGTCGCGGCGACCTGCTCACCGTGCTCGCAGCGCTGGTCGCGCACCCGGGCAATCGGTCGGCCGCGGCGGCGGCCAGCCACCTCTCACGGTCGGTGTTCTATCAGCGCCTCACCCTGATCGGCGACCTGCTCGGCGCCGATCTCGACGACGGCGAGACGATCGCCGCGCTGCACCTCGCCCTCCTCGCGAGGCGCCGCACCACGGCATCCGGCTGA